One window from the genome of Nicotiana sylvestris chromosome 9, ASM39365v2, whole genome shotgun sequence encodes:
- the LOC104235826 gene encoding NADH dehydrogenase [ubiquinone] iron-sulfur protein 7, mitochondrial encodes MALIARNAKRLTDTAPFLQSAATIHTTLPVLSQQPSSSPATYGRAPPPSTTSPAGISKTAEYVISKVDDLMNWARRGSIWPMTFGLACCAVEMMHAGAARYDFDRFGVIFRPSPRQSDCMIVAGTLTNKMAPALRKVYDQMPEPRWVISMGSCANGGGYYHYSYSVVRGCDRIVPVDIYVPGCPPTAEALLYGVLQLQKKINRRKDFLMWWTK; translated from the exons ATGGCGTTAATCGCTCGAAACGCAAAACGGCTAACCGATACGGCGCCGTTCCTTCAAAGTGCGGCGACGATCCACACGACACTCCCAGTACTCTCACAGCAACCTTCGTCTTCTCCGGCCACGTATGGTCGCGCACCGCCGCCGTCCACGACGTCGCCGGCTGGGATATCGAAAACGGCGGAGTATGTGATATCGAAGGTCGACGATCTGATGAATTGGGCTCGGCGCGGGTCCATTTGGCCCATGACATTTGGGCTGGCCTGCTGTGCCGTCGAAATGATGCACGCTGGAGCTGCGCGTTATGATTTTGATCGATTTGGTGTAATTTTCAGACCTAGCCCGAGACAATCTGATTGTATGATTGTTGCTGGTACACTTACCAATAAAATGGCCCCTGCTCTTCGCAA GGTCTATGATCAAATGCCCGAGCCAAGGTGGGTCATTTCAATGGGGAGCTGTGCGAACGGTGGAGGATACTACCACTACTCATATTCTGTTGTGCGAGGCTGTGACAGAATTGTCCCGGTTGACATTTATGTTCCAGGTTGCCCGCCTACTGCCGAGGCCCTTCTATACGGAGTTCTTCAACTGCAGAAGAAGATTAATAGGCGCAAGGATTTCCTTATGTGGTGGACCAAATAA